tttaattttctagtGGGCCACTGTCACCCAGATGTTGTGAAGGCTGGAGCTCGGCAGATGGAACAGCTCAACACAAACTCGCGGTTCCTGCATGACAACCTCGTACTGTATGCCCAGAGGTTACAGGCTACGCTGCCTGACAAGTTGTCTGTGTGCTACTTTGTCAACTCTGGGTATGTGTGCATGTTCTGGCtcttctcaaacaacaaacatgctGCTGCGATGATTCACcagacttgtttttttggggtgtgAATGATTGTCAAAGAGGTACAGGTAATGACAAGTTATTATATTCAGATCTTGTCTTACTTGAATGGTGCCTGAATCAAGCTATCCCTAATAGCATCAATAAAGCACAAGGCATTGTAAATTCTATGATAAAAGGGTGTAGTCCAAACATGTATGGCTATTATATAACTGTTATCAAGAAGAGACAACATATGTTTTAAAAGAGAACAGAACACTTGAGACAGAGTGAGACTGCCTCCCTGTAGTCTAGAATTGTGTGTTAGAGTTGTGCAGTTTAaagaacaacagaaaatatttttactgCATCAAGCTACTATAGTTGCAGATCTGCATTCCTGTGGTGTGTGTAGCCATCCACacaaaatacatcttaaatGTAATGTATGCCCAGCTTTGGAGCATTCTAGTTACTTATTTACACCGCTGGCTGGGAGTTACACAACACCAACAGAAATGATCTGGTTCAGGGTAATAATGTTGGAGATAATGATCCATAAACGTGCAATATCAGACTAAGTTTTTATCAGCCAGGGCTATTTAGAAGTTATAAACCTGACAAaaggaggtgttttttttttttttatcactacatttctttttgctatagtcataaaacaataaaaaagtgcAGTTATATGCAGTAAGATTGTTCAAAGAAGACAATGGTAGCAGACAATAGTTGGTGGGCTAAATGTCACTGGACACCCTTTCTAATTATTGCCTTCAGGTGTTTCGGCCACACCAATTGGTAACAGGAAATCCAGCATTTGGCTGTCAAATTTCCAATCAAAGCCTTTGACAACCCATTGATGACACCTATCGGTGAGATCACTATTGATGAGACTTGGTGAGACTTAAAACTCAATAAGGTCAATGTTTACTGAGGTAATAAATCAACTGAGATGTAGGTTCATGTTATCACCTGGTTCCATACGTTTTGATTCCATCTCATAACCAGTGaaatcgccccctgctggccattaaaaaaaaagtatatatagaAAATGGGCTtttttgcattggcttcacttttccaACCTAGAAACCGATCCACTTCTTACATGCAAGCAATACTTCAACCCCACAGAGCACCTTAAGAACAAACCCATTATTTCAACTTCCATAATAGAAGTGGTTTAAGAAGCTCGCATTGAATGTACCTTTTATACTATGCATTATTTAAGTAATATCGCACAAGAGGGCATGatagtgcttttttttttaaaaacgatCATACAAGAAGAAAATCATTTagcagtaaaaagtaaaactcaacaacagattttttttttttttaactccaccAACTCAACTAGTTCCACAATTTAACGAAAACTGGACTGTTACCAAGCAACCCAAACGTTGTATTCCACTGTACTCTTGCTACTCTGTtcgtgtccatggttaccaaataaataaatttggtgaaaaaaagaaaaaaaaaagtgacattagAGTCTGCTGTATGATTCTGAGGTTTTAGATAGAcgaataaagaaaaacactctCAGCTGTAAACGTCGATTAAAAGTATTCACAACTCCCGGCTTAAGAGGAGTGAGACATAAGCATTTTTGGACCCCGAGGAACTGTTGGAGCCCTCacacttttttattcattctgcaccgcaggaactatgaactattttagctCCTAGAACCCAGTTTAGAGGAaccatggtgtgtagttctcagagAAAAGACTGGTGGTCTTCCAAAATTctccagaactgtttggtccaAATCCATCTTTTGATGAATAGGTGTAACCTCATACGACCCCATATTGGGCAGTAAAACATTAAACTGTGGCGTTCGTGCTAGTGATAGCCGTGGCTTCAcctgtgtgttttgtggtgACTCAGTAACTCGAAGTAACCCTTGCTCTTTTGAACTTCAGCTCTGAAGCCAATGACCTGGCTCTCCGTCTGGCAAAGCAGTACACCGGCCACAAGGACGTCATCACGCTGGATAAGTAAGTCCTGGTTCATTGTGCACAAGCCAAAAGATAACTGATGGGGAGAGATTCAATAATTCTTACAGTGATACTTCTGTTTATTCGATACTTCTGTGCATGTATTGCATTAATAGATTTGACAGATTTGGTCAATGGcctgtgtttgctttgtttgcaGTGCATACCACGGCCATGTCTCATCCCTCATTGACATCAGTCCTTATAAGTTCCACCAGCTGGCAGATCCTGAGGAGAACCAATCTGTCCATGTGGTAAGTGCTTTTTCTCTCCATGTCTGCCTGCCTGCACACTATTAAAACACCATGACTCAACCTTTGGTAGGCTAACGAGAAGTGTGTagacgtgtgtgtttgtgtgggtaaGAACAGAGGTGAAAGACGCATGAAAAACAAGTACTTTTGACTAAATTCAGCCGGCTAAGGAGGAACCAAAGTGCTTCAGAAAAGGGAGGgattgtatttttcctttggGGTTTGGTACTTTACTACTGAGAAAGTTAAAATCCCAAAAGACACAGAATTAAAAGAgttgaatccaaaataaaaaaaaactacaaaatcaaTTCAAACTACTGGATTCTATTCCTTTGAAATTAACATCATCATGTAAAGATGTTTCACCCCTTATTATTCTCAAACTGTGAGTACTATCTCAGTCAATCTCAGAACAACATCACTGTTCTCTTTAGATAAAAGCATTCAATCTAAATACATGATTTGCATTATGGGGATTGTGGGATTGAGAGGTTCTGAAGACTGACCCAAATAACGCCCCCTTTATAGAAGTGCAGCACTACATTGTTGGAGGACTTTTCAAATTCCATTGAAgtgtgtgactttgttttttaaacagcacaTATTTAAACCCAGAGTGATGCATTGTGTTGTGCTGCATGGTCCCTTCATAGCCTCAGTGTAGTTTGATACAGCAGCTTGAGGAATCCCCAGCTATAGTGTTACATGCCGAAGGTGGGGCGATCCTGTCTGTTTCCCCAGCCTGCATGATTTATTCATGATCATAGACACAAAGAAGTGAGACGCTGGTGATCAAATGTTCCCCAACATTTCACCTAGGGACAAAGGGGACCATTATTTGTCACAGTTGAAGAAAGCCTAGAGTTAAAACTGATATTTTTGTCGTATTTAAATGCAATCTGGATGAGGAAGCAGCAATAATGACCTCAAAATCTTGTCCCCTTCACAGGCTCTGAGCCCAGATGTGTACAGAGGCAAATACAGAGCAGACCACCCGGACCCAGCCACAGCGTACGCAGATGAAGTTGAAGACATGATAGAAAAAGTCCAAGGGGAAGGAGGCAAGGTAAAGACTGTGGTTGATACTGTTGTGGTACTTGATGTTTCTTAAAGTGAGATGGACCTTGTGCTGCAGATAAAATCTCAGATGACTCTTTCTTTTAAGCCCGGCATACATTTAAACCCAGATTTTGAGGCGTAGGACTCGTTTTGAAGTTGGGCCTGATTTCAGCCCGATCGCAAGTAATCTTTTGTGCAGAGTACACTGAGGAACAACAAGCTGCTCCTGACCGGTCAGATAAATATCTGgcatatttgatattttgtttgtGAAGTCTCTGTCCTGATTTACCTCGTACAGAGAGAGCTCTCAGGACTTGCCCAAAAATTAAATGGTGATCGTTGGTCGTGCGTTTCTACAATTGTACAGTACGGGCATTAAAGAAATGGTCATTAATAACTTACAAGTCTTTTCATTGTATAAAAGCAATGCTTCTGGTAACTCTTCTATAACattacatactgtgtgttttaatttaataacaAATCTTGCCCCCTATAGTGTTGCCTTGtttatcttccttttttatGGATACTCATTTACATTTCCACTTTTATCTTTCCTCCCCTTCTTTTCCACTTTAATTTTTGTCCCATTTTTTAGGCTCAGACCGAGGACTCTTGTCATCCCAAATCACCAGATCAGGTGTTGCGGACTCTTAGTGTCCAAGCTTGTTGGCCATTAACCGTATGTTGCAAAGCTCAACCCAAGGGTATGTCCATGCTTCCAGCGATGAGACAGAGAAACCCAACTTCAGTAGAGTGATTGCACCAAAAACCTTTTGGTGCTatttaatgaatgtttttacCAATGGTATGTCTACACTATTAACTACAACAAGTCTTATATTTCTTTATACTGCAGAAATTCAGTAGTGTGTTAAGTGTTAATGTTGCAGCCAGATGATCTGAATGAATGTGTACTTTTTTCTGTCAAGGCATTTTGATTTACATTAACATTCATTTCTGTCCAAGCATTGCAAGACTTTGTCCATCAactgaaaagtgaaaaaaacacactcattaAAGGGGCGATCTACAGGTCAAAGACGCCAGGACTCCTtctctttttcagtttttcagtgTTGCTTTTAGgttaatacttgtttttttttctcttcccctGCAGATTGCTGCTTTTATTGCTGAGTCATTGCAGAGCTGTGGCGGGCAGGTCATTCCCCCCGTGGGCTACTACCAAAAAGTTGCAGAGTGTGTACCGAAGTTATTGCAAAGATTCAGTCGTGTTTTCGTATCTGCCAACATTTCAGAAtcacatcaaacattttttgggggcaAATGTGTGCCTTGTAATAAATAGTTGCATTTATGTGGATGTGTGCCGTATTGAGAGAATGAGCAACTTACTAATACGGATCCATTCATTCCTGCAGACATGTGCGTAAGGCCGGGGGCGTTTTCATTGCTGACGAAGTCCAGGTGGGTTTCGGACGCGTCGGCACCCACTTTTGGGCCTTCCAGCTTCAGGGAGAAGACTTCGTTCCTGACATTGTCACCATGGGAAAGCCTATAGGCAACGGCCACCCCATGTCCTGTGTGGTCACAACCAAAGAGGTGGCAGCGGCCTTCCTGCAAATGGGAATGGAGTATTTCAATACGGTAAGAGAACTGTGCAGGTAATAGACTAAAAAGCTGATTTAGTTTGTACCACTTTCTGCAAATTGTTTACTGTTGTGTTGATTTATAACACAGAAATCTAAACAATTTTACTTAGTTATTTAACTGGTTAAACATATTGCAGCTAAAAAAACAGTAGAAGCTTGGCTTTTTTTCCCTACGTTGACCAGAAGTATACACGACCTGACCTTAAACTTGGCACGTTGTTATTTCTATATTTGCCAAGCAGATCAATACATTTGTGTTCCACACTAAATGGAAAAGTACATTCTGCTTGAGACAGTTTTTGTCACTGTAGGCAACAGTTATTTATTGGACAAAGAAAAGTTGGAATGTAGTGATATAAATGTCAGATTTCCCTCTGTCATGTATTGTACTTTGAATCTTTGGATCATAATGGCAGAAGAGTTAAGGGTGTCTACATACTCATTCAGGAGCTGATCTCCTACAGAAGTGGGTGTGAACCTCACCTCGGTGTAatgtttcctctgtgtgtgtgggttttgaATTCCTTAGTTTGGCGGTAACCCCGTGTCGTGTGCCATCGGTCTGGCTGTGCTGGACGTGATCAAGAAAGAGGATCTGCAGGGGAACGCGTTGCATGTGGGGCGATACCTGACCGATCTGCTGGAAAAGCAGAAAGAGAAGCATCCACTGATTGGTGACATCAGGTAAGCCAACTGAATACGACCTTCATACAGAACAAACTTCAAACATAAACTGCCTTTGTGTGCAGTCAGTCTTAGACAGGACTTCACACATTTTGTCAAAGTAGGCAGATGTACTAGAGATCAGGGAAGCAAACACACTGTCTTCTTTtaagtcacttttaaaaaactattttggactaacttttgattgattttatcgctttattgttttatttctatatgTTATGTTCTATGAACTGTTGTCTATTGGCTTTTAGTTGTATGTAAAGtgctttgtaacttgttttgaaaaggtattattattattattattattattattaataaatgttgccacatcctgcagggggcgcgGCCTCTTTGTTGGGGTGGAGCTTGTGAAAGACAGGCTGAAGCTCACTCCTGCTACAGCAGAAGCCCAAGAAGTCATCTATAAGTAAGTGCAAGGCCACAGATAAGTGACTGACCTCACACTGgtaatgaaaaaagaaacattatgcAACATTTGGAGAAACTTCAGTCCGTTTCTTTTCATCTACAAACACGTTAGAATCCAAACACAATTTTCTTATAGCTTTGGTACTCAGTGAATACATTTGTTTCATATATGAAATCAAACAATGATCAATTTCATTCTGAAAATAAGTTCACACATATTGatcttttatttacatattaGTAAATTACTTCTTCCACTTGTTCAGggctttaaatgtgtaaatctcTATCTCTCAACCGCCATGTTACAGAATCAAAGTCCCATACTGTACTTAATGCAATATGATTATAAAATACTTTTCAAATATAGACATTTTAATAGAAAACATTTCAAGCACAGTGTCTTTGACTACAGTTGTAACAGTGAtagagttcttttttttattagacaTTAGAAATTTGGTCTCAGGTAGACAAGCTGAAATGTAAATGGTAACATTCATTAAGTCAgcgtgtgtgtcagtgtgccaTCGTTTATCGTATTACTGTATTTActactgtgtttacatttttacttcCCAGGCTAAAGGAACAGCACATACTTCTCAGCGCGGATGGACCTCATCGCAATGTGCTGAAATTCAAGCCCCCCATGTGCTTCACTACAGAGGACGCTGACCTGGCGGTGGAGCAGATCGACCACATTCTCACAGGTATTCAACATTTCCTTATTCCCTTTTCTCACTGTGTTGTTCTCTATGAGGATGCTGCTCCTGGAACACACCGTCATCCTTCTGgcttttgaattatttaaaaggATTAAGGAATGCAATGGTAGCCTCTCAATGGACTTGAGTATTCACAATCAGAATATGACGTTAACATTCtcacagagaaacctggttaTTCATATCCCTGCATAGATAATAAATGCAAGAATCTCAGGTGCGTCTTATTTGCACAGGCgtctgtgatgtttatttttgacaacacacactgcagtaacGTTGCGTTGGAAAAAAGTGAAGTGTAGCCTGTTCAACACATACTGGAATAGGTCAGCATTCTAATGCTTCTCCCATCTTAACTTCCAATTACTTTGTATTTGATTCTTTCAAAGACAAAACTCAGCCTCTTTGTCCCTCCAGAAGTTAGACGCTGTTGTTGCCGCAGCAATGTTTACTCTACTGATATGTCACTTTGCTAAGGCTGAGCCTGTGCAGGTATTCAACAGCTGTCAGACACCAGTGTAAGGCATAAACATGCCGAATTATCCCGTTGTCTTTTGGAGGTCTCCCAGTAGCAAAATAGAGTTTCTCAAAATTGCAAAAGGCAAAAGGGCTTATCCCGGTTTCTGAAGTCGagatatgatgtttacatgcacaaaaacaaaaaacaagattcttaaaaacagttcaaaaccagtatactcaagtccatgtaaacacactcaatcatgtgtgtcactgtgtccGTGTTGTTAGTACTAATTTTCAagtcattcatcttggtaacaTTGTGAAATGTCAAGTCTGTCAACCACCTGTTAGCACTCCTACTTTTGTGAAACACCTAATTTGTAGCAGATCTTTAGTTGACTCAGagccaaccatatgttgtcaacaactgtttgctagacaaagagtctacatctgttacgtatacaaatcagtgtcatgtcatctttattgtttatagtgatgtacccaaatagaaaggaatttgtgggttgcaccttttaacagcactgtgaacactgttactctgtcagtGATTTGTAAGCATGCGTGTTTggtgaagttgtctgacctcgaccgattaaatggtgttataatctacagtctgtgtcacgatttcttcattggatgtatacagcagaaacaacccccacctaacgtCTGTCATAATGTGTTTTCAGAGCTTGAGGAGGCTGGAGGCTTGAAGTTGCACAACACATTGAACGcagagaatgaaaacaaaagaaaggtaTGTGTCCCTCTGCTAATTATTCGAAACTCAGATTTTATCCTGCAGTTGCATCTGATAACTCAGTTACTGGACCACACCTTTGTGGTCTATTGCTGAGTAATCACgtacataaagaaaacagataTCATCTAAACTTTGAAGTCTTTCTGGTTTTATCCCAAACAGCCGACTGATGAAAATGGACACCATCACAGTGGGTTAGCACACAACAAAGGGAGCAGTCAAGGAGTTCCTCAACAGACTAAACGCCTCAGGAAACAATGCTGATTACAACACTGAATCTTTTACAGCTAAAATACAGGTGAAAGACACTATAAACACTGGagg
This portion of the Labrus bergylta chromosome 22, fLabBer1.1, whole genome shotgun sequence genome encodes:
- the etnppl gene encoding ethanolamine-phosphate phospho-lyase isoform X1: MDNIRMSAERLEKSKTLELRKKHIGPSCKIFFSHDPIKIVRAKGQYMYDEKGQRYLDCINNVAHVGHCHPDVVKAGARQMEQLNTNSRFLHDNLVLYAQRLQATLPDKLSVCYFVNSGSEANDLALRLAKQYTGHKDVITLDNAYHGHVSSLIDISPYKFHQLADPEENQSVHVALSPDVYRGKYRADHPDPATAYADEVEDMIEKVQGEGGKIAAFIAESLQSCGGQVIPPVGYYQKVAEHVRKAGGVFIADEVQVGFGRVGTHFWAFQLQGEDFVPDIVTMGKPIGNGHPMSCVVTTKEVAAAFLQMGMEYFNTFGGNPVSCAIGLAVLDVIKKEDLQGNALHVGRYLTDLLEKQKEKHPLIGDIRGRGLFVGVELVKDRLKLTPATAEAQEVIYKLKEQHILLSADGPHRNVLKFKPPMCFTTEDADLAVEQIDHILTELEEAGGLKLHNTLNAENENKRKPTDENGHHHSGLAHNKGSSQGVPQQTKRLRKQC
- the etnppl gene encoding ethanolamine-phosphate phospho-lyase isoform X2, encoding MEQLNTNSRFLHDNLVLYAQRLQATLPDKLSVCYFVNSGSEANDLALRLAKQYTGHKDVITLDNAYHGHVSSLIDISPYKFHQLADPEENQSVHVALSPDVYRGKYRADHPDPATAYADEVEDMIEKVQGEGGKIAAFIAESLQSCGGQVIPPVGYYQKVAEHVRKAGGVFIADEVQVGFGRVGTHFWAFQLQGEDFVPDIVTMGKPIGNGHPMSCVVTTKEVAAAFLQMGMEYFNTFGGNPVSCAIGLAVLDVIKKEDLQGNALHVGRYLTDLLEKQKEKHPLIGDIRGRGLFVGVELVKDRLKLTPATAEAQEVIYKLKEQHILLSADGPHRNVLKFKPPMCFTTEDADLAVEQIDHILTELEEAGGLKLHNTLNAENENKRKPTDENGHHHSGLAHNKGSSQGVPQQTKRLRKQC